In the genome of Colletotrichum lupini chromosome 8, complete sequence, one region contains:
- a CDS encoding redoxin, whose protein sequence is MSGLKVGEQFPEGVAFQYIPHQEETADFKVCGIPIKYDTAKEFKDKKVVIVSIPGAFTPTCSASHLPGYIEHKDELKAKGVDQVIFLAYNDPFVMSGWGKANNIKDDFIVFASDANAAFSTSIGWNHGERTARYAIVIDHGKVVYAEKETELQGLEVSGAEPVLKAL, encoded by the exons ATGTCTGGTCTCAAGGTCGGCGAGCAGTTCCCCGAGGGCGTTGCCTTCCAGTACATCCCCCACCAGGAGGAGACTGCCGACTTCAAGGTCTGCGGTATCCCCATCAAGTACGACACCGCCAAGG AGTTCAAGGACAAGAAGGTCGTCATCGTCTCCATCCCCGGTGCCTTCACTCCCACCTGCTCCGCCTCCCACCTGCCCGGCTACATTGAGCACAAGGACGAGCTCAAGGCCAAGGGCGTCGACCAGGTCATCTTCCTCGCCTACAACGACCCCTTTGTCATGTCCGGCTGGGGCAAGGCCAACAACATCAAGGACGACTTCATT GTCTTCGCCTCCGACGCCAACGCCGCCTTCTCCACCTCCATCGGCTGGAACCACGGCGAGCGCACCGCCCGCTACGCCATCGTCATCGACCACGGCAAGGTCGTCTACGCCGAGAAGGAGACTGAGCTCCAGGGTCTCGAGGTCTCTGGCGCCGAGCCCGTTCTCAAGGCTCTGTAA